A region of Planococcus sp. MSAK28401 DNA encodes the following proteins:
- the egtB gene encoding ergothioneine biosynthesis protein EgtB, translating to METLDKATLLDRYTEIRKVTMELIEPLEPEDFIIQSNADVSPPKWHIAHTTWFFERMILKEFKPAYEEFNAEFDFLFNSYYNTIGPYQPRHERGVLSRPTVGEIIAYRHYVDGQIHELLSETESSDVQKKLAQLIHMGLQHEQQHQELILMDVKYNFFVNPLFPTYLKSAEPQASERKPAAFVEFEGGLVEIGHQGEGFAFDNESPRHKVWLEPFQLATEPVTNGEYLEFIEAGGYEQPEHWLSDGWGVVKKNNWKAPLYWLKNEQGAWSIFTLGGVKNLNPHEPVSHVSFYEADAFSRWKGKRLPTEAEWEHASQGIAIEGNTMEQELYHPSAARGEMNEATLAKMFGDVWEWTSSAYASYPGSKPLEGALGEYNAKFMSNQMILRGGSCATPASHIRSTYRNFFPPDKRWQFGGFRLADDQI from the coding sequence ATGGAAACGTTGGATAAAGCGACTTTACTGGACCGCTACACCGAAATTAGGAAAGTCACCATGGAACTCATCGAGCCACTGGAACCAGAAGACTTCATTATTCAATCCAATGCGGATGTCAGTCCGCCCAAATGGCATATTGCCCATACAACTTGGTTTTTTGAGCGCATGATTTTAAAGGAATTCAAACCCGCGTATGAAGAGTTTAATGCCGAGTTCGATTTTTTGTTCAATTCGTATTACAACACCATCGGGCCATACCAGCCTCGCCATGAACGCGGTGTGCTCTCAAGGCCCACTGTTGGGGAAATCATCGCCTATCGCCATTATGTAGACGGGCAAATTCATGAATTGCTTTCCGAAACCGAGTCTTCAGATGTTCAGAAAAAGCTGGCTCAATTGATTCATATGGGGCTGCAACATGAACAGCAGCACCAAGAGTTAATACTGATGGACGTGAAGTACAACTTTTTTGTGAATCCGTTGTTTCCGACCTATTTAAAATCAGCGGAACCGCAGGCGAGTGAACGAAAACCAGCGGCATTTGTGGAGTTTGAAGGCGGATTGGTCGAGATTGGCCACCAAGGGGAAGGATTTGCGTTTGATAACGAAAGCCCCCGCCATAAGGTTTGGCTTGAACCGTTCCAATTGGCAACAGAGCCTGTAACCAATGGAGAATATCTGGAGTTTATCGAAGCAGGCGGCTATGAACAGCCGGAACACTGGCTCTCGGATGGCTGGGGAGTTGTGAAGAAGAACAATTGGAAAGCGCCGTTGTATTGGTTGAAAAACGAGCAAGGTGCGTGGAGCATCTTCACGCTTGGCGGAGTAAAGAACTTGAATCCCCATGAACCCGTCAGCCATGTGAGTTTTTATGAAGCAGACGCTTTTAGCAGATGGAAAGGCAAAAGACTGCCGACTGAGGCTGAATGGGAGCATGCATCTCAAGGAATCGCCATTGAAGGCAATACGATGGAACAGGAACTTTACCATCCGTCAGCTGCCCGCGGCGAAATGAACGAAGCAACACTAGCGAAAATGTTTGGGGACGTATGGGAATGGACATCGAGTGCCTATGCTTCTTATCCCGGAAGCAAGCCGCTAGAAGGGGCGCTTGGAGAGTACAATGCGAAATTTATGAGCAATCAAATGATTTTAAGAGGCGGATCTTGTGCCACTCCCGCTAGCCATATTCGTTCGACTTACCGCAATTTCTTTCCGCCGGATAAACGTTGGCAGTTTGGCGGCTTCAGGCTGGCCGATGATCAGATATGA
- a CDS encoding class D sortase — protein MNKVYTIMIAAGLLMSGYFGFQWWQSSQAAETVSLQEIEGWNHIASSSMEPSNEPAPESSLTTVQEPPPIMSNDVNDYEQGEEVGRLVIPAIETGYSTYWGADEATLDQGVGMYVSEWTTTPDQQRHTVLSGHRDTVFTGLDEMEKGDSVFLEYEGQRYEYAVEKIWITDAEDRTVIVDKDEATLTLTTCYPFDYIGYAPERYIIQGTLVEIQDMQ, from the coding sequence ATGAACAAAGTATATACAATCATGATTGCCGCAGGTCTATTGATGTCAGGGTATTTTGGCTTCCAGTGGTGGCAGAGTTCGCAGGCCGCTGAAACGGTGTCGCTGCAAGAAATCGAAGGATGGAATCATATAGCGTCAAGCAGCATGGAGCCGTCTAATGAGCCGGCCCCTGAAAGTTCTCTTACTACAGTTCAAGAACCACCGCCTATAATGAGCAACGACGTGAATGACTATGAGCAAGGCGAAGAAGTCGGCCGGTTAGTGATTCCTGCTATTGAAACGGGCTATTCCACTTATTGGGGAGCGGATGAAGCAACGCTCGACCAAGGAGTTGGCATGTATGTGAGCGAATGGACCACAACGCCCGATCAACAGCGGCATACGGTTTTGAGCGGCCACCGCGATACCGTTTTCACGGGACTCGATGAGATGGAAAAAGGCGATTCTGTATTTTTAGAGTACGAAGGGCAGCGTTATGAGTACGCAGTCGAGAAAATCTGGATAACGGATGCCGAGGATCGAACGGTGATTGTGGATAAAGATGAAGCGACCTTAACATTGACCACTTGTTATCCATTTGATTATATTGGCTATGCCCCCGAACGTTACATCATTCAAGGCACACTTGTGGAGATTCAAGACATGCAATAA
- a CDS encoding YusW family protein, with protein sequence MINNVKIGNLNKNDKIERREDMMIIKKPIAIGFVFSSALLLGACGIEEEVTQPVTREAVDYQGPVDANPGGGLEDENIGGKVFGFTEFELEVDYSDQDNALQVVYLEDRDRVEAGYENKVANESLSGNDAFDKMKPLLMELQLDVDMANEEVISQVIEVFSVNQDYESLELEVTYPNGNEKEYEASGN encoded by the coding sequence ATGATTAATAACGTAAAAATAGGGAATTTAAATAAAAACGACAAAATTGAAAGGCGGGAAGATATGATGATCATAAAAAAACCCATTGCCATCGGATTTGTATTTTCCTCTGCCCTTTTGCTAGGCGCCTGTGGAATCGAGGAAGAAGTTACGCAGCCAGTTACAAGAGAAGCCGTCGATTATCAAGGGCCAGTGGATGCCAACCCTGGTGGAGGCCTCGAAGATGAGAATATCGGCGGGAAAGTTTTCGGATTTACGGAATTTGAACTGGAAGTTGACTATAGCGATCAAGATAATGCTTTACAAGTCGTCTATTTAGAAGATCGTGACCGGGTGGAAGCAGGATATGAAAATAAAGTGGCCAATGAATCCTTGTCCGGTAATGATGCTTTTGACAAAATGAAGCCTTTGCTGATGGAACTTCAATTAGACGTCGATATGGCAAATGAGGAAGTCATCAGCCAAGTTATAGAAGTGTTTTCCGTAAATCAGGATTACGAATCACTTGAGCTTGAAGTAACCTATCCAAATGGTAACGAAAAAGAGTATGAGGCCTCTGGAAATTGA
- a CDS encoding Crp/Fnr family transcriptional regulator — MDKLTLLSHINLFDELPMEDMKLIDKNSIMTPVKKGTQILIPEQPLDVLFFLKKGQVRLYRMTSQGKQFTTDILVDGNVFGETESFMLTDKQTYAEAMTDCYLCTMDKGKFESFVRSTPDVSFKLIQILSNRLKETYDLSEKIALGDVRYRTLFLLLKMSEKSGTRDKEWQSINMKITHEDIATMVGSSRETISLLMSKLKKEGLLKKTLFGYSIKADEIKSILIE, encoded by the coding sequence ATGGATAAACTGACACTCCTTTCGCACATCAATCTTTTCGACGAGCTGCCCATGGAAGACATGAAGTTAATCGACAAAAACAGCATCATGACGCCCGTGAAAAAAGGAACACAAATACTCATCCCCGAACAGCCCTTAGATGTTTTGTTTTTCCTAAAGAAGGGACAGGTCCGCTTATACCGGATGACGTCCCAAGGGAAGCAGTTCACGACTGATATCCTTGTGGACGGCAATGTCTTTGGCGAAACAGAATCATTCATGCTGACAGACAAACAAACTTACGCAGAAGCTATGACTGATTGCTATCTATGCACCATGGATAAAGGAAAATTCGAATCTTTCGTTCGATCTACCCCCGATGTCTCATTCAAACTCATCCAAATTTTGTCGAATCGCCTGAAAGAAACTTATGACTTGAGTGAAAAGATCGCACTCGGGGATGTCCGCTACCGAACGCTTTTCCTGTTGCTGAAAATGAGCGAAAAAAGTGGAACACGAGACAAAGAATGGCAATCCATCAACATGAAAATCACCCACGAGGATATCGCGACAATGGTCGGCTCCTCACGAGAAACAATTTCTCTTCTCATGAGCAAATTAAAAAAAGAGGGATTACTGAAGAAAACATTGTTTGGCTACTCTATCAAAGCCGATGAAATCAAGAGCATCCTTATAGAATAA
- a CDS encoding DUF6612 family protein: protein MLKKVIPASFVTVLAVGSATPALAEEMSAVDVLQKSNEAMSSLDSYSSETTMEITMPDITTGETTTIPIHTKEDVTFNPFAMHQTVTTSGPDGQEETLESYWTEEGFYQEDPMQGWVKLPSELSEGLDELMAMSTAGDQVAQAEALGEDMSVEDTGDAYQLTYEGDGEEMMEAVMAAFESMMGEEDSAMSMEGMMEEINFNDLSYEMTIEKDTFYLTEMSMHVDMDISAAGESLNIVQSTDMTISNFNGVEPITVPQDVLDNAVPMEGGELPDTASNNPLYAFTGMGLAALGAGLLLFRRRTTTQ from the coding sequence ATGTTGAAAAAAGTGATACCTGCCTCCTTTGTGACGGTGCTTGCAGTAGGGAGTGCCACACCGGCTTTAGCTGAGGAAATGAGTGCAGTCGACGTACTGCAAAAGTCCAACGAAGCGATGTCATCGCTCGATAGTTACTCCAGCGAGACCACTATGGAAATCACGATGCCTGACATTACCACTGGAGAAACGACGACGATTCCGATTCATACGAAAGAAGATGTGACGTTCAATCCGTTTGCAATGCATCAGACCGTCACGACTTCCGGCCCTGATGGACAAGAAGAGACCTTGGAGTCCTACTGGACAGAAGAGGGCTTTTACCAGGAAGACCCGATGCAAGGTTGGGTGAAATTGCCGAGCGAACTTTCTGAAGGCTTGGATGAATTGATGGCGATGTCGACTGCCGGCGATCAAGTGGCCCAGGCTGAAGCGCTAGGGGAAGACATGTCGGTAGAAGACACAGGAGACGCTTACCAGTTGACCTATGAAGGCGACGGAGAAGAAATGATGGAAGCAGTTATGGCTGCTTTTGAATCCATGATGGGTGAAGAAGATTCAGCGATGTCCATGGAAGGTATGATGGAAGAGATCAATTTCAATGACCTCAGCTATGAAATGACCATTGAAAAAGATACGTTCTATTTGACGGAAATGTCTATGCATGTAGATATGGATATTTCAGCTGCCGGTGAGAGCTTGAACATAGTTCAAAGCACGGACATGACGATCAGTAACTTCAACGGCGTAGAGCCGATTACAGTTCCACAAGATGTTCTGGATAATGCGGTTCCAATGGAAGGCGGCGAATTGCCGGACACTGCCAGCAACAACCCGTTATATGCGTTCACAGGAATGGGCTTGGCAGCTCTAGGTGCTGGACTGCTGTTGTTCAGAAGACGCACAACGACTCAATAA
- a CDS encoding glycine betaine ABC transporter substrate-binding protein produces the protein MNKKLIGISILASAALYGCSSGAEETDPIIIGGKPWTEQYILPYILGEYIEAHSEYTVEYQDGLGEVAILTPALEQGDIDMYVEYTGTGLKDVLKRESEAGQSSEEVLQQVREGYEEELGATWLEPLGFENGYTLAYSKDSGFDAETYSKLAEISRSQDVTFGGPHSIYEREGDGYEDLKETYGFEFSATESFDPAIMYEAVRNGDIDVIPAFTTDSRIGLFDLATTEDDMNFFPKYDAAPVVRLETLEEYPELEEVLNGLAGEISEEEMLAMNARVDSDDAQPRDVAVEFLVEQGLIEE, from the coding sequence ATGAACAAAAAATTGATCGGTATTTCAATATTGGCATCGGCAGCTTTGTATGGCTGCAGTTCAGGTGCAGAAGAAACAGACCCAATTATTATTGGAGGCAAACCATGGACGGAACAGTATATCTTGCCTTATATTCTGGGAGAGTACATAGAGGCACATTCAGAATATACCGTTGAATATCAGGACGGCTTAGGGGAAGTAGCCATATTGACGCCTGCCTTGGAACAGGGAGATATCGATATGTACGTCGAGTACACGGGCACAGGGTTAAAAGATGTCCTCAAACGTGAATCGGAAGCCGGCCAATCTTCTGAAGAGGTTCTTCAGCAAGTGCGCGAAGGCTACGAAGAAGAATTGGGCGCAACATGGCTGGAGCCGCTTGGGTTTGAAAACGGCTATACCTTAGCCTATTCAAAAGACAGCGGTTTTGACGCAGAAACGTATTCCAAACTGGCAGAGATCTCCCGTTCGCAAGATGTCACGTTCGGCGGGCCTCATTCGATTTATGAGAGAGAAGGCGACGGATACGAAGACTTGAAGGAAACATACGGATTTGAATTCTCTGCGACAGAGAGCTTTGATCCAGCCATTATGTATGAAGCTGTACGAAACGGGGATATTGACGTTATCCCGGCATTTACCACAGACAGCAGAATCGGGCTGTTCGATTTGGCGACGACTGAAGACGATATGAACTTCTTTCCCAAATATGACGCTGCACCGGTCGTGAGATTGGAAACGCTGGAAGAATATCCGGAGTTGGAAGAAGTGCTGAACGGGCTCGCCGGGGAGATCAGCGAAGAAGAAATGCTGGCCATGAATGCCCGTGTGGATTCTGACGATGCCCAACCGAGAGATGTAGCTGTAGAGTTCCTGGTTGAACAAGGATTGATCGAAGAATGA
- a CDS encoding glutaredoxin domain-containing protein has translation MMLFLSINFMSSMGSSSKRLMCERSVSLSMIHIPSFPFYGRSNKFNLFVVPGCTKCEEAKSKLNEMGIPYQIYNVFEHRNLLQNVPSEKKRQGFPLLKNRNVYYTYAEMMNGEF, from the coding sequence ATGATGCTGTTTTTGTCGATTAACTTCATGTCTTCCATGGGCAGCTCGTCGAAAAGATTGATGTGCGAAAGGAGTGTCAGTTTATCCATGATTCATATCCCTTCTTTTCCGTTCTACGGAAGGTCAAATAAGTTTAATTTGTTTGTCGTCCCAGGATGTACCAAATGCGAAGAAGCGAAAAGTAAGTTGAATGAAATGGGCATCCCGTACCAAATCTATAATGTTTTCGAACATCGCAATTTACTACAGAATGTACCTAGTGAGAAAAAAAGACAAGGTTTTCCACTTTTGAAAAATCGGAACGTTTACTACACTTATGCAGAGATGATGAACGGTGAATTTTAA
- a CDS encoding metal ABC transporter solute-binding protein, Zn/Mn family: protein MKNTVFILMLMLLLAACSQPDSSTEDTSAADSSESAELDIFATAYPLAYFAERIGAERVKVQSIYPAGSNLHTFEPTQQDMVELAEADLLFYIGLGLEGFIDSAENTLSNEDVKLIAVSNAISDEELENGQLHEQEADTAEASKDPHAEDGHTDEESHNHENGSEDNHDGHDHGSTDPHLWISPVLSQKLAESIKDSLIEADSEGAEIYEQNYAELISELQQLDESYKTLANTTEEKTFFVSHAAFGYIANTYGFEQVPVAGLNSEDEPTQQELTNVVDLAKEKNIEYIAFEQNVSSKLTEVIQSEVGAEAVELHNLSVLTPENEDNNETYFTLMEKNLETLRIMLK from the coding sequence ATGAAGAATACTGTATTTATTTTGATGCTGATGCTGCTATTGGCTGCTTGTAGTCAGCCCGATAGCTCTACTGAAGATACTTCGGCTGCCGATTCATCCGAATCAGCTGAACTCGATATATTTGCTACTGCCTATCCGCTTGCTTACTTTGCCGAAAGAATCGGCGCGGAGCGAGTCAAAGTCCAATCAATTTACCCGGCTGGTTCAAATTTACATACTTTTGAACCGACACAACAGGACATGGTGGAATTGGCTGAAGCTGACCTTCTTTTTTACATCGGCCTTGGACTGGAAGGGTTTATTGATAGTGCAGAAAACACCTTAAGTAACGAAGACGTGAAATTAATCGCTGTTTCAAATGCTATTTCTGATGAAGAATTGGAAAATGGCCAATTACATGAGCAGGAGGCCGACACTGCAGAAGCAAGTAAGGATCCTCATGCGGAAGATGGACATACTGATGAAGAAAGCCATAATCATGAGAACGGCTCAGAAGATAACCATGATGGACACGACCACGGTTCTACGGATCCACATTTGTGGATTTCACCGGTATTGAGCCAGAAGCTTGCCGAATCAATCAAAGATTCTCTTATAGAAGCGGATTCAGAGGGCGCTGAAATCTATGAACAAAATTACGCTGAACTTATTTCTGAGTTGCAACAGCTAGATGAATCATACAAAACATTAGCCAATACTACAGAAGAGAAAACTTTCTTCGTTTCCCATGCTGCTTTTGGCTATATTGCAAATACCTATGGTTTTGAACAGGTACCGGTTGCTGGACTAAATAGCGAGGATGAACCTACCCAACAAGAGCTGACCAACGTTGTTGATCTGGCTAAAGAAAAAAATATCGAATACATTGCTTTCGAACAGAATGTATCCTCCAAACTGACCGAAGTGATTCAGAGTGAAGTAGGGGCAGAGGCTGTCGAGTTGCATAATTTAAGTGTCCTCACTCCCGAAAACGAAGATAACAATGAAACCTATTTCACCTTAATGGAAAAGAATCTAGAAACTTTGAGAATAATGTTGAAATAA